GGATCCCATAGGTGTGGAGGGGCGATCGGGCCAAGACCCGGGCAGCGGCGCATGCTCTATGTGCTGTCAGCATGCTTCCCCTGGGCTCACACGCATAGAGGACCCGGGGGACCTGTGAAGATAGTTATTTATATATGGTCTGTTTTGAAACATTTTGGTTATAGCTCTTGATTTCTATAAGCAGTAGGACAGTGTAGTTTTCAATATGACAACTGTGGGGAACTACTGCATTAATCAATACAATAGACTAACAACCTATATTAGCATTGTGAGCTAACAGCTAGTCGAAAACGTCACATTGAATCATCGACTAAATAAAGCTAGACAAAAATTAACACGTTATCTGGGATATGAACATAATCATTTCCATTCATGACAAATTGGAACAATGTTAAGTTTATGGCAGTAGGGGGAAAGTAGTTTAACTATAGAAGCTAGGTCGATGCTCTCGTATGTAGCCCCTCGTAGCTAACAGTCGCGAACTGATATTCTTAACCAATTGCGTCGAGGATATTTAGATCACTTATTCGTGGCATTAACTTTATGGCACAACCAGTTGATACGCTTAAAATCTGACCTTGTTTCCTCTTCTTGTGGTCTTTAAAGGTTGACAAAAGGCGTGCGTAGGTCTATCAAAACATTCGCCGTCAGCCAATTGGAAGAGACGGCAAGTTCATGAACTCTGAACTACAAAACGCGGAAGTAAATAGTAGCGGCTTCCTCACTGCCATATTGGTCAGGTATAAGCGTTCGTGAGTATATTACTAAGAAAGCAAAGTCAGAAACGTCGATGAATAATTTCAGACCGACTTTGCCAATAGTGTTGATCTtaatgttgtaaaaaaaatatactgataaaatttgaaataaaggTTACATGTCAATTGTGCATATAATTACCTTTATTCAATATTGTTCTAAAAAAACATTGAACACAGGACACATTATAGTTAACATGCCACTTTTATTCCAGAATTGGTCAATAAAATGGTAAGCAGCAACAGTTCTGTACGCCATCGGACCAGGTCAACGAGAGAAACCACACGTGCAGTAAATGCTTTTTGGGCGGGAGGGAGTTACAAATTCATAGATAACATGGCAACATTTTCAGGAGCATTCAGCGGGACAAACCCTGATTAAAGTGGCAATGCAATCAGGTCAATGTTTTTTGTAAGCATTGTTTAAATAGAAAATACCTAGTCAAGATGCAGGGAATTTAGTAATGTGCTTATCCTCTGTTGCTAATGCTGTAAGGCAGTGAGTGTTTTGATTGCAGTGTAGTATGACTTAAGATGCATTTAAATAGTACAAGGAACAAGAGAGGGATGCCGGTAGGAGGGGAGACAGCGCATCAACCGGGTCCCTGCACAAATGTTTTTACTCCAGTTTGAGAAGCTCCACATCAAAAACCAGCGTGGCATTGGGAGGGATGACGCCGGGGTGGCCCGTGAGGCCGTAAGCGACGTCCGGTGTGCAGGTGAGCTTCACTCGCTGGCCCAGGCTCATCTGGGGGACAACGCTTTGTtagcaaaataaacacattcaCTTTTATATGTTAATCATAACAAGCaaaaagattgtttttgttaaaaCCTGCCTTCTTCTTACTGTACAGCAGAGAGCGCTGCCACACTAGCTAAGACAAAAGTCAGCTCATTTcaaattaattttatattctCCCTACTGTTAATTATTGAAGaacacaacacttttttttccttaactATACTCCCAAAATAGTAAGTAAACAACTGCAGGGATTGTTTTGATTGACAAGAGGCCATCACCCTTATAGAGTGACAACCAGTTTACGCTTACATCGAGACAGGCCGGTCTGGAGCATATTTACATAGAATGTTGTGGTTTTTCTGACCTGAGCCACGCCTTCTTCCCAGCCTTTGATCACCTCGTTGCGTCCGATCTTAAATTTGAAGGGTTTGTTTCTGTCTCGGGACGAGTCAAACTTTTTGCCGTTCTGCAGCATACCTGTGAAAAAGATCAAGTCATCATTTTTGGATGAGATTTGCAAACGAGGCTTTTTTTAGGGTTTAGTTGGAAAATCTGAAGTGTTACATCAAGTGGGGGGAGGGTTTTATCACAATCTTGGGTCTGTTGAAATTTTCCCAAATGCACAAAGGCAGACTATGAATCAGGAAGCGGTGGCCTGGTTTATCGGATTATTTTTAAAGTTAACAACTAGGCCATCGCTCATCAGTGTGTCGAGGGAGaatgaacaaaaaacaacaactttgaaACCCAGACGAATAAAAATTGCAGATTCAGAGCTTTATGAATATTATTATTGTCTCATGTACGATTGCGTGCCAAGACTTTTGGCAAGCTCTACTTCCGAAGAGAGCGAGATCATGTTTAGTAGGCCTTGGAACTAACATGACATTGCATTGCTAAGAGTAATGAGGATAAgtgagttgttgttgttattattattattatcatatatatatatatatatatatatatgtactttGTGTTCAAATAGTTGTTGATTAATCAGATGTTTAATCAGTTAGCAAAATGTTTTGTCAAATTCTAGAATCCAACTGTGATTGAAACTAGTTCCAAGCATGGTGGAGGTAAAAGGAATTGGTTTGCAGCAGATGTCGTAAATCCCACGACGGACGCAGCACGTTGGTGtctggcacttgttttttttagacTTGAGGGTTGCTTCTAACATTAGGCGGTGCTAAATAAATCTCCTGAATGATCTTGTAGTTGAAGTTATAAAACAAGGATATGATTTAATCCACTTGCTAGCACCACCTCGTAGAAAAAGAGCCGCGTAAAACCTAAAAGGTGTGCTAATATTTTGTTTAACTTTATGGGAGCTGCACACAGAGTATTATTACTACGACTAAATTATTCTTTATTTTTGACGCAGTCATTCTGCTATCAGGATGCATGGGTGGGGTGGTCGTTGTCATCCCTTCCTGATCCTGACGCCGCCAGTTACGACTCCAAGCTCTTTGCCCTGCGTCGGCACAAAAAGTCCTAGAAAAAGGCTTAAGCGCTAACAGAGGCGGGGTTATTTTTACCCTGGCATATCCTGTCTCGACCCCCCCCACCCATTCACCTCCCCCACAGTCTCGAGGAGCTGCCAGCCTGACACCCCCTTCACTCCCCCCCCAAGCCGCATTAAAAGGGGTGGATAAGAAAAGGCGCATGTCGGGCTTTATGTCTGAGTCTGCATGTCTGGGAACTTTACATAGAAATTTACCGGAAGCAATCCAGACACTTAGAATAAATTTTCCACCCATTTGAATccttaggtgtacctaatgcagGGGCCAATGAGTGTATCATGGGAATAATAAGATCTTAGTTTCCACACTTTAACTCAAAGCTCAATGTGCAAGCCCGAGCGGCTTTCCTGAGAAATATCAGCCTTGTGATCACTCGCCGGCCATATTTGGGAATCTCTGCCTCCTGCCCGAGTCACGGGAGGGTCAGCTGCAGCATGCCATGTGAGCGTCTGCGTGGTTTGAATCCCAAAGTGCATCCCAGTGCGCCTCCCATTGAGGTTGGGATGAAGTGAGGAGATCGAAATGTGATGATTGCTTCCGGTGAaagaaagcaacaacaaaatatataaaatatgtagCCTCTTTatctttgtttttattcatcCAGCAGGAAATCTTGGAGGGCCTAGCCTCCCAAATCTATTGCTAACTGCTATCACCAGACTTCCTCCTCATGATATCTTAATGAAATCTTTGGTcttatgaaacaaaaaaaaaaatggaataggCTTTGACCCGGAGCGTTTTTGGGCAAGACATGAAACTGTTTCTCCCGCACAAAATTATGATGACAAATATTTATACCGAGTCAAACTCGTTGCTCGGTCAAAGTGGCTTTGGGGGTTACGTTTTCAAACACCAGCCATTTCCCTTTTGCGGAGTCAATAACACATTTATCGCTCTGTGGGATTTGTCTGGCTGAATTGGAGCCAGGAGCGTGATGATTTAATGAATGATAATGGGGGATGACGTGTGGAGTGAGAGAATGCGGAGGATGTCAGTGACGCATGCCAATGGAGACATCCAGTTAGGAGGGAAGCAGGTGGATTGAACGCAAGTGTGTGTTAAAGTTTAAGTAAGATTGAAGTCCTTTGAAAACATACCTAAagagaattttttattttatttttaattcaaacCAAACTTGACCACAGATGCGTCTGTAATGGACGTTACAGTTCAGCGTGCATCTCAGTGCAGCCACGTGTGTTTATCACAAAGCCCTCGGCGCAGAATTTGAGGCGGTGTTTTTATAGCAGCATCATAAACCTTGTGATCCGCAGACGGGGCTGATACCAAAcgagctttttgttttgtttactttctGTCTGACCTACTTGTCTGCGCCAAACAAGTGCCCAAGGCACGCGCTAACCCAAATGTGTTTCCCCGTGTCGCAGCAGTGCAGCTCACAAAAAATGGCCAGTCTGAAAAATAAAAGACCCTATCGCACGAGGCATAGACACACTGGAAGGCCGAATGAGGCCAGCATGGAACAGAAATTGTTTTTCTCAAAAGTTCAActttaagtaataataatatgtaGCTTTGTGGGATAAATGTAAAGACCGCAggacaaaaggtggcagcagGACACAAAATGGGAAAAAAGAGACCATGTGAGACCATAGTAGGAAAGCATAGGAAaatatgagatgcatgagagaaCATGAAGACCACGTGGGACAACACGTAAGGCAACAAGACAATGCAGGACAGAATGAAAAGGGTGTGGGACACTCTAAGACTCTGTATAGAAAGTATGACTCACTCACCTATGTAATGGACCACGCACGTCTGACCCTTCTTTGGAAATGTGCTTCCTGTGGGACACAAATACAGATGAGTTCATATTACGAGTCCCTCCACTAAATCACAGTTTAACCTAAGACTCACATGAGCCCCCCGCCCCCCATTTCAATGCCTCTGTATgcacaccagaaggagcagcacaatgaatttaattgaagcaaaaaaaatatgcacaaaATGATTACTGTAATTCTTTACATCCTATTTATGTATATCATTATTCAGTTTCAAGTCCAAAATTGTAACGCGCTATTttccttaattaaaaaaaaaaaactatatttgGTTGGATTTTGGGGGAGATCTGAACCTATCCAGCACAAATAAAGCCActaataatgtataaataattaaGTAATAATATTAGTTTCGGGCCAGGGGTGTGGGGGGACTGTCAAGCCCCCTCGGGGACGCAACTCACCATCACCGGGAGATATTGTCTCGACTTCCACGCCCATGGTTCTGCAATACGTTGTCGACTGTCAGCCGTGGAGCATAAGTCCTTCCAATGCAATCGTTTCCCCGTACGGCCGCTACAGTTACAGCTCGGTGTTCGCTGAAGGACAGCATGCAGTCTTCACCCGACTGCAGCCGAGAGCCTCCCAGCCGAGATACGAGAGAAGCGAGCTAGCAGGTTTTTGGACTTCTACTGTCGGATGGCCTgtcacaagatggcggcgccacACTGTGGCGATGCAGAGTACTGACTGGACAACGCGGTGGTTGCTTATTGTGGATTTGGAGTTGTTGTTTGAGATAAAATGTCAACTGCTGCATGTACAACTGATCAATTGAAGTGCTTTCAGTTGGAATTCGCGAGCAAACACTACTTTTGAACGAAGAAATACAGTAAAAACGAGCCTGAGGTGCAACCAAACTACGTTCCCCATGATGCACTTCTCCGGAGGGTTCCCCGGAATCTTTTCCGGGTCAAAAGCTAGTAAACATTGACGTCGCGGCGTTAGTTACCCGGCAAAATGTAAAGTTACCCAtgaaaatatcaaaatattaAGTAGTCCACGAAGCTTTACTCAACAAAGTAGGTGTTTTTTTCTAGTCTGTTTCAGTCTATGCTACCTAAACATGAAGTTAGAGCACACAGATCTACGAGGGATGCGCGGgtactatcttttttttttttttttagatatatgAGGGATGCGCGAGTACTATCACTTTTTTTAGACCAATTactattaaatatatttaattgcAAGCCGATACCTATTACCGTAACTTAATACGTACTTGCAATTGTGATGgaaactttttattttgaatcaaatatgctttaaaaacaaatcatttttgaAACACACATTTTGTATCGGAAACCCAAATCATCACTCAACTATCACAACCCGATACCACTAGATCAGCAACGCAttaacaagaaaaacacaaaggaTCCAAATTGTCTCAATTTTTTCAACCCTTGTCTCTCTTAGCAACTCCATTGGGGCCCTGAGAAAGAGAGACTGTCTCATCCCCCACATCTGATTAAGTGAGCGACGTCAGCGGCCTTGGGTCCTGAAAGGTCCTGAGTGTCGTGTCGAGGTCGCTGCGCTTTAATCGGCTATTAGGAGAGCAGATTAAGGTGCCTACTTGGAAGGAAATCCCAAGAGAGAGCCTTTGCCACTTCTAATCTGCAGGGTGAGGAGCTCCCGGCCGCTCGGATTGTTTTGCCGCTTTGTTGCTGGGATGTCCCTGGGCAAGGCCAAGCTGCTACGGACCGGCATCAACACGCTGCACCAGGCAATCCACCCTGTGCACGGCGTGGCGTGGACCGATGGCAAGCAGGTGTGCCTGACAACGCTCTACTTCCAACGCGGCGAGCCCAAGTTCGGCGACACCAATGTCATCGGGCAGTTTGAGCATGTCCTGGGGCTCTTCTGGGGCCCACTGTGCTGCCCTGATTCTCCGGCCCTGCTGGCCGTGCAGCATAAGAAGCACGTCAGCGTTTGGCAGTTGCAGCTGAGCGCGTTGGAACATAACAAGCTGCTGTGCACGCAGACCTGCGAGATGAGCGAGCCCTTCCCGTTGCTCGCGCAGGGCTGCGTCTGGCACCCCAAACTGGACATTCTGGCCCTCCTCACCAAGCGGGACGCCTCAGTGCTATTCGCCGTACGGGTGGACAACAGGAGGACCAAGGCGAATATTAAGGGTAGCGGTCTGATCCACTGTGCATGTTGGACTAAAGACGGAACCCGGTTAGTGGTGGCAATCGGCACCTCGCTCCACTCCTACATCTGGAACGACATCCACAAAAGCCTGGTGGCCTGCTCCTTCTGCCCCATTTTTGACGTGGGGGGCTACATCTGTGCCACAGAGGCAACGGGAGACTCGCAGGTTGCCGTGGCGACAGAGCTGCCCTTGGAGAAGCTATGCGGGTTGAATGCCGGCATGGCCTTCGAGGTGGAGCCCTTGCGAGTCCAGACGCCGGAAAACGACCTCTGTCACGATTCCAGACGGCTGTCGTTTGACCTTTCTGACAGGTCTCATACACCCACCTCTGGGCCTCTGGACCTGACACACCTCCTGGCCAGGCACCGGCGCTCAGACCCCTGTCCGCTTATCCACCTGAAGCGCAAGGATGGGGTGACGGGTTCTGGTCAGGACTCCTCACACCTGGTACTGATTACGTACGACCGCAAAGTGGTCACCACCCGTAAAGTCAGCATACCGGGAATCCTCGTGCCGGATTTGGTGGCTTTTGACCCGCGCGCATCCACTGTGGCTGTGGCATCTAACACCTGCAACATGGTGCTGGTGTACCATATCACGGCGTCGGCCATGCCCAATATCCATCAGATCTCACTGCAAGCCACTGACAGGCTCAAGGGGGTCTGTTTCCTTAGCGACAAGGTGCTGCTGATGATGGTGGGCCAGCAGAAGTCCATTGACCCTGCCTTCCTCCCGTCCTCCAACACGGAAAAGTACATCCTGCGCTTGGTAACTAAAAAGTTGGATGGGGagggtgcccccccccctctcaacgCAGAGCCTACTTCTAATTTGTCACGGATTAGAAGTCAGTCCGAGCACCTGCCCAAGGAGGACAGGGAGCCGCTGGGGATAAAGGACTTGGTTCTGCCCGGGGCGGGAATTGTACCCCGCTCACCCAGGAACAGACGCAGGCTGGTAGAGGAGGTGAGGAGCCCAGAGCCCAGCCCTGTGGCCAGCTCCGtggacttctcctcctctgaaaGAACCTCCTCCATCACGGTGGAAAACTTGGACGTCGGCCGCATGGCTGGCCTGGCATTGGCGGGCCAGACCAGCAGGGACTCCAGCCGGGCCGGATCACCTCGACCGGAGGTGGTACCGGAGCCAATGGTGGTCCCGCCAGGCGGATCCTCCAGGGAGAGAGCCTTGGAGCATTTGGTCTCCAACATGGAGCGGCTGTTCACTCGCTTTGCAGACGTACAGCAGTGCCTGGGCGAGATCCGAGAGTACACCCAAAATGGCAAGAAGGTTCCAAGCTCCTACCCAGCCGCCGCCGAGCCCCCATACCTCAACGTTACATGCCAGGTACGTTCAGTATTTTCTGGTAGACACTGTGGTAGTCGGGGTTGGAACCAGCACTTGACTTGTGTACTTTTTGGGTCCTGCAGAAGCAGCTGTCTGAAAACGTGTTTATTGACGAACGGCGTCCGATGCTGCTTTGTGATGGTAAGCTGTGTCTACGTGCCCTCCAGGAGCTTTTCAACCTCACAGTTGTGGAGATGCTGCACGGTATGTCAATTGATTTGAGTGACTTTTAAACCAACCCTCGTGTTTGTTCCCTCCCAGCTAGCTTGTTAGCTTACTAAACATTTACATTATTAAGAGTCCTGCACTAAAATAAGcaattttacattaaaaaagaCATTCAAGAAATCTTTATTTCTTAAATAATGTAACCAGTTAATTTATTGTACTTTACTTTAATTGTACACAATTTACTGCCACACAGCTGGCTCATTTGTCTCTCTCTTTTCAAAATTCGCCCATTCAAACACATTGGTCGTGACGCGTTCGAGCTATAATTGGATGTGTTTAGAGGCCCAGGACAGATTAGAAGCTTTTAAACAGAAGCAGCTTACTTTATTGGCATGTAAAAGGGCTAAACTGCACCGTGCTATCTAATGTCTCGCTCGATATTTTTGCAGGCCCCCTGTGGATCGTCCTGGTAGCCGACTCCGAAGGCTTCGTGCCCCTGACTTTCAAGCCCAAAGATGAGCTCACTGTACGAAACGGCAAGCGTAAATCCACCCTGCGCACCCCCGGGAGCCCCGAGACCTCCTGCCCGTCCAGTCCGGCCCCCTGCCACAACCCTGACACCACCACCACAGATGCCACCACATAGTTTACGGACTTCACTTTGTAAATAAAGCAGTTCCAACAATTCACCTGCTGTTTCACGTTTTGTTTTGGGGATAAAACCAAAAAGCTACAATTTACTCATGGCTAAGAGAAATATAAAGCAATCTTTTTTTCACTATGTATTTTCTACTAACAACCTCTCTCACAAATAGATATTTACATGCAAATAAAGTATTATAACACTCGCTTAAATATATGTATTCATATATGCTGTGATAGTCCATAGATGACGTTAGATGGGAGCAAATGACGTATAATTAAAGCTAATTAACTCGCGTTAGCACCAAGATACCATCAGAGGACGCTAAAACATAGCATGTGCTTATGTAGATTACTGTTACTGTACTGTTGATATATGAAAGTATAATTTGCAGATTCACGGTGATTAACCTTATTCATTTCTTGAATATGTATGTGCATGAATACGAACAAGGTGCTCTAACTTTGTGTCCTGTATCGGTTTGTGTCGTTTCATGACGTTCAGTCCGTAGGTTTACATTCGCAAGATTAAACACATCCAAGATGGCGCCGTGGTTGACGTTTTgccgagtgattttttttttcccatcgttAAAATCTGACGTGGCTCTCCGCCACACTGGGCGTCATGCATTATCCCCGTGGGCCGCCGCGATTGGCTAATAGTTCAAACGTGTTTTGTGTGTATGTCCCCGCCTACTCTTGGCATGTCAACAGACAGGTGGCCGTAGTCGTGGAAGGACGTGTGAACttcagaaagaaaataaaaggtTTTAAAGTCCAGTCGAGGTGAGGATTCAAATTCACAAGCCTTTCATGTAGTGGTGGTTTTGACCAGTGGTAGTGGTGGGGGGTCAGGGTCAGCAAGGGCTAAAACAGAGACGCGCAAACTTTTGTGCTCAAGAGCCACATTGGGTTTCGAACCAgttaaaaaaaacgttttttttcaaaaaggttTCACTACAATTATAATTacattcattttttaataatttaatttgttaTAATTAATTGACTGCTTTAATACAATTTACGACAATTATATTCATTTTTATCAATTTATTATAATTaacttttttaattcattttttaaatatttaatgtgTGTATGTCATtgatagttttatttttattcaagtcAATAAATTAGGGAATCTTTAATGAGTGGCATGAATAACTAATATGTGTACACAGAATTTGTTTTGTCCAATCAGACTTTTGCCTCTgtatgttgccatggcaatctaACCTGCACAGAGCCTTCAGTAGTGCTGGACCATAAAACTTCAACATTAAGAGAAACCAAATACAGGTCTGTTGGTGAATCTAGACCAACGtacaaataatacatttaagtaCAATTACAAAAGCGCACCACCTCCATAGTCCAAGGAGCCAGCTAGCAATGGATACACAGGAATTTTCACTCCACAGCTTGTGTCTTTGTATCGTATGGACGCTTTCTAAGATTAAACCGTGATAGTGGGAGTATTTAAGAAGTGGGCCTTATCTCTTATCCAGTTGGTGATGCCTCAGCTGACCTTGTCTGCGGCTGTGCAACTGGTGCTCTTGCTGTCGGCCTTCCCGGCTCAGTACCTGATCTACAAATggagcggtaacacagcagagcAGCGCCTCCTCGCGTCAGCAAAGTATGCGACACTCTTTCATATGCCCCTACCGGTTATGTTTCTGGTATTTGTTGTACTACTGTGGTATCAAGTTTTATAAAGTAAGTGGTTAGAccttttattatgtttgtatttttatacTTTAATTTTACGGCAGTGTTGTCGTTAATAGATTTGGACAGAACTATATAGATACACTACTGGTACAATTATATCAGTACTTCCTGATTCCTAGTCTTTTCACAAGCTGCCTGTACCGGTTTCCTGACCACATCAGTACACCCAAGACTATTGTGCTGCCTTGTGCTCCACGTTTAATTATTTTCATGAgaattttttgaaatgtgcagtAGCTGAGAAAAAGGTTAGATTTCACTTGGGGAATGTAATGAAAGTTGCCAGAAATACAAAGAaagtaagaaaaaaatctgGCTTTACTTAGTCATGCTCCTAAACATATTTGTTACTAAGTGGCGTGATGATGCGTTCAAGGTTGATTCGAATGTGGAAAGAATGGAGCAGTTCTTATCTGAGCATTTCAACCTGGAGCGAGTGGAGCCAGCAGCAATATGCCAAAATCTTGTGAGTACTTTGCAGAACGTTTCTCAACTCTCAAAAACATTAAACGTGCAAGTTTCCCTCCGCGCCTAAACTCACCTCAATATTTTGTCATGAAGGTCTGCGCTCGGTGTGGACATGGAGGGGGAAGCCGATTCGGCTACCGTGGAAACCATGATGTTTGACAACGACCAAGGATATTTTGGAGGTTTGACACAGGTTTACAAACCCaaatttgttttaatgttaataggaaaacaatatttacatgctatttttatgtttgtgtgtgtgtcatcacAGCATCCAAGGAGGTGCGCAGTCCACGGCCGCCTTACGTTTTCCTGCGGGTGGGCGAGGTCGTGGTGGATCGCAAGACCCACCGGCTCGGCGTGGTGGTGAGCTGGGACAGTGAGATGAGGGCCCCCGCCGAGTGGGTGTTCAGGATGTACAAAGGAACGCGGGTCAGTCTGTGTGATCACTgagaagacaaaaaataaattaaaatcacaGCCAAAGTAGCAACATTTGAACAATTTGACGGCGTATGTGGCCTAACCCATAATATGATGTTTGGATAACCATGAAGAGTGTTGCAGCCAAGAAGACTCCTCATTACAAAGTTCTGTTCAATGGGCCAGGACCTAATCATGTAATAGTGGCCTACCTGCCTCAAACTCACCTCAAGCGTGTCACTGGCAAAAAAGTAGGAATACAAACGTcaccacacacacgcgcacacacatagtTTGTGTTTTACTgattgtgatgtgtttacagCCCAACATTGCCAGCTTGGACCATTACTTCATTGGTTTTGACGGCGACCGCTTCGTGCCCCAAACGTGGCTGAAAGAGATTTTCCCAGAGGACGACATTGATGATGTCTGAGCGCCAAGCTCATGAGATGACGGCGATATTGATCGAGACGATTCCAtcaagagcagcagcagctaaTTTGAATGCATTGTGTGGCAGAGTGTGTACAGTCTTAGCCACCATTTGCAATTATATCAAACAGCAGCCATTTTGTCATCATGCACtcatttttttaacatttatcttaagagattttttttcgatACATTCGAGCCATCAATTCGAGCTGCATAATGTTTAAGTTTTAAAGGTAGCTTTACCCTCCTCAGAAGCTGCTTATAATAGCATCATCTCCAAATGATGCCGCTTGACTTTTGCACAGTGCTGTACATGCACAACTTTGAATGTATAGTTATGAATGTGTGACTTTGAATAAATGACAATAGAAACACCCAAGTATGTTTCAGACTCACCTGCTGTCAAAATTTGGCATTTAGTATTTCTTCCTATTTCCATCACGCATTCGGAAGTAGACGGACACCCGCGAGGAGGCGGTGACGTCAGGTATGCAGGGAAGAGGGGGGGCCTGGGTGGAGGCAACCTCTTGGCCCTGCCTTTGACCTCCACCATCATCATCCTCGTCATGACTCCTCCACTCTCTCGTTTCCTCTTCTCGCACCAGGGTGGGCGCCCCCAGACTTTGTCCCAATAGCTGGCTTACTCTGATGGCCTTCTGCTGAGCGTTCTCCACCGCCGAAACGCACGCACTCTGCCTACATGTGCACACAATTTCAAAGAGAATACAGTACTTGGTTATTGtaataatcttgattttatttttatttattttattttagagtATTATCCACCTATCTGAAAAAGTACACATTCCTAATATCATTAGCTGACTCAGCATCTTACAATTGTTAGGCTAATATAACTTTTTATCTTTGGAGTTGGAACGAAAAGTAAAAAGCATATTTACCTGACACGGTTCAAGCATTCGGCGCTGTGGAAAAATTGAGGCTGTCCCACTGAGACGCTCCTGTCCAGTTTCTCTAGCAGGATGCTGCAAGCCTGCTCCATTTTGTCAAAGTCGGAGAAGGTGACAGTCACCTAGAAAAAGAAAAGTCATTAATCAGACAGCACTAGGTACGCCAGCACAATCAGATGACAGCCGTCCAACATAGAATTGAATTGTGAAGATTTAGCTTAATCctaatttaacaatgcaaattgaCATAGACAAGCTGATGAATAGCATCAGTGTCACAATCCAATCTTTGTTGCTAGACATGGTAAACAAAATGCAATTATAATAACCATATTGAGGGTCTGTA
This genomic stretch from Syngnathus scovelli strain Florida chromosome 20, RoL_Ssco_1.2, whole genome shotgun sequence harbors:
- the fkbp1b gene encoding peptidyl-prolyl cis-trans isomerase FKBP1B, producing the protein MGVEVETISPGDGSTFPKKGQTCVVHYIGMLQNGKKFDSSRDRNKPFKFKIGRNEVIKGWEEGVAQMSLGQRVKLTCTPDVAYGLTGHPGVIPPNATLVFDVELLKLE
- the irak1bp1 gene encoding interleukin-1 receptor-associated kinase 1-binding protein 1 homolog, which gives rise to MDSKIRILPGGAQPTSVSPFAVTDVEQGIIELRAGNKQIPAGSQARELQVTGTAEVSCLADRASVQLRVGNSKASVNEVTSSVSRRLEYILQAVRQHGVSEDDITVRKFLHRDEEVYHMNAEVTVTFSDFDKMEQACSILLEKLDRSVSVGQPQFFHSAECLNRVRQSACVSAVENAQQKAIRVSQLLGQSLGAPTLVREEETREWRSHDEDDDGGGQRQGQEVASTQAPPLPCIPDVTASSRVSVYFRMRDGNRKKY
- the wdcp gene encoding WD repeat and coiled-coil-containing protein, producing the protein MSLGKAKLLRTGINTLHQAIHPVHGVAWTDGKQVCLTTLYFQRGEPKFGDTNVIGQFEHVLGLFWGPLCCPDSPALLAVQHKKHVSVWQLQLSALEHNKLLCTQTCEMSEPFPLLAQGCVWHPKLDILALLTKRDASVLFAVRVDNRRTKANIKGSGLIHCACWTKDGTRLVVAIGTSLHSYIWNDIHKSLVACSFCPIFDVGGYICATEATGDSQVAVATELPLEKLCGLNAGMAFEVEPLRVQTPENDLCHDSRRLSFDLSDRSHTPTSGPLDLTHLLARHRRSDPCPLIHLKRKDGVTGSGQDSSHLVLITYDRKVVTTRKVSIPGILVPDLVAFDPRASTVAVASNTCNMVLVYHITASAMPNIHQISLQATDRLKGVCFLSDKVLLMMVGQQKSIDPAFLPSSNTEKYILRLVTKKLDGEGAPPPLNAEPTSNLSRIRSQSEHLPKEDREPLGIKDLVLPGAGIVPRSPRNRRRLVEEVRSPEPSPVASSVDFSSSERTSSITVENLDVGRMAGLALAGQTSRDSSRAGSPRPEVVPEPMVVPPGGSSRERALEHLVSNMERLFTRFADVQQCLGEIREYTQNGKKVPSSYPAAAEPPYLNVTCQKQLSENVFIDERRPMLLCDGKLCLRALQELFNLTVVEMLHGPLWIVLVADSEGFVPLTFKPKDELTVRNGKRKSTLRTPGSPETSCPSSPAPCHNPDTTTTDATT
- the si:dkey-261l7.2 gene encoding uncharacterized protein si:dkey-261l7.2, with the protein product MPQLTLSAAVQLVLLLSAFPAQYLIYKWSGNTAEQRLLASAKLIRMWKEWSSSYLSISTWSEWSQQQYAKILSALGVDMEGEADSATVETMMFDNDQGYFGASKEVRSPRPPYVFLRVGEVVVDRKTHRLGVVVSWDSEMRAPAEWVFRMYKGTRSVAAKKTPHYKVLFNGPGPNHVIVAYLPQTHLKRVTGKKPNIASLDHYFIGFDGDRFVPQTWLKEIFPEDDIDDV